A stretch of the Amycolatopsis sp. BJA-103 genome encodes the following:
- a CDS encoding class I SAM-dependent methyltransferase — protein sequence MDSTQQFWEDFYRDKDQVWSGKANPLLVREVAALAPGAALDLGCGEGGDAIWLTQQGWRVTAVDISDVALKRAAGHAAEAGADGIVWERHDLAKSFPEGQFDLVSAQFFHSPVAVDDERDKALRRASEAVAPGGTLIVVGHAGWPTWLEEPPHKDVHFPTPAEVLEALALADSEWTVELKEVVTRDFPGPEGQEGTRSDNVLRVRRAA from the coding sequence ATGGATTCCACACAGCAGTTCTGGGAAGACTTCTACCGGGACAAGGACCAGGTCTGGAGCGGCAAGGCGAACCCGCTCCTCGTGCGTGAGGTCGCGGCGCTGGCGCCGGGAGCGGCGCTCGATCTCGGCTGCGGCGAAGGCGGCGACGCGATCTGGCTCACGCAACAGGGATGGCGGGTCACCGCCGTCGACATCTCGGACGTCGCGCTGAAGCGTGCCGCCGGGCACGCGGCCGAAGCCGGTGCCGACGGCATCGTCTGGGAGCGTCACGACCTGGCGAAGTCGTTCCCGGAGGGACAATTCGACCTCGTCTCCGCGCAGTTCTTCCACTCCCCCGTCGCCGTGGACGACGAACGGGACAAGGCACTCCGCCGCGCCTCCGAGGCGGTCGCTCCCGGCGGCACGCTGATCGTCGTCGGCCACGCGGGCTGGCCGACGTGGCTGGAAGAGCCGCCGCACAAGGACGTCCACTTCCCGACACCCGCCGAGGTCCTCGAAGCGCTCGCGCTGGCCGACAGCGAGTGGACCGTGGAGTTGAAGGAGGTCGTGACGCGCGATTTCCCAGGCCCCGAGGGCCAGGAGGGAACGCGGTCGGACAACGTGCTCCGCGTGCGGCGCGCCGCCTAG
- a CDS encoding S66 peptidase family protein has translation MKPPKTRPGDTIALVAPAGPVPPELVEKTLPVLHGWGVEVRVGECVRAAPTGYLSAPDEARAAEFTEAWLDPGVTCVLAARGGYGSQRMLDLVDWAALRAAGPKMFAGSSDVTALHRAVNVHLGLETLFSPLPATTLFDDVAAEHLRLSLFEPDEVRTITSPTGSPLVPGAATGTLIGGNLALLASGLGAPEQGSARDAIVLLEDVTESAYRIDRMLTQLLRSGWFDGVQGIVLGSWAACGDPGAIRDLMLDRLGPLDVPTVWDFGFGHVPASPTIPLGTRATLDADAGTLVVLP, from the coding sequence GTGAAGCCGCCGAAGACGCGGCCGGGCGACACGATCGCGCTGGTCGCTCCGGCGGGTCCGGTCCCGCCGGAGCTCGTCGAGAAGACGCTGCCCGTCCTGCACGGCTGGGGCGTCGAGGTCCGCGTCGGAGAGTGCGTCCGCGCGGCGCCCACCGGCTACCTGTCCGCACCCGACGAGGCGCGGGCCGCCGAGTTCACCGAGGCCTGGTTGGATCCGGGGGTGACCTGTGTCCTCGCCGCCCGCGGCGGCTACGGCTCGCAGCGCATGCTCGACCTGGTCGACTGGGCGGCGTTGCGGGCGGCCGGGCCCAAGATGTTCGCCGGGTCGAGCGACGTGACCGCGCTGCACCGCGCCGTGAACGTCCACTTGGGACTGGAGACGCTGTTCTCCCCCTTGCCCGCGACCACCCTGTTCGACGACGTGGCCGCCGAACATCTGCGGTTGTCACTGTTCGAACCGGACGAGGTGCGGACGATCACCTCGCCGACGGGGTCGCCGCTCGTGCCGGGCGCCGCGACCGGGACCCTCATCGGCGGCAACCTCGCCCTGCTGGCCTCGGGCCTCGGCGCCCCGGAGCAGGGCTCGGCGCGGGACGCGATCGTGCTGCTGGAGGACGTCACCGAAAGCGCGTACCGGATCGACCGGATGCTGACCCAGCTGCTGCGTTCGGGCTGGTTCGACGGCGTCCAGGGGATCGTTCTCGGCTCGTGGGCCGCATGCGGTGATCCCGGGGCGATCCGCGACCTGATGCTCGACAGGCTGGGGCCGCTCGACGTGCCGACGGTCTGGGATTTCGGGTTCGGGCACGTCCCGGCGTCGCCGACCATCCCTCTCGGTACGCGGGCCACCCTCGACGCCGACGCGGGCACGCTCGTGGTTTTGCCATAA